GGCGTCTTCAAGGCGACCGAGGGCCTGCAGGCGCGTCACGGCAAGGCGCGCGTGTTCGATACGCCGATCAGCGAATGCGGGATCATCGGCGTGGCGGTGGGGATGGCCACCTATGGCCTGCGGCCCGTGCCCGAGATCCAGTTCGCCGATTATATCTATCCGGCGCTGGACCAGCTCGTCTCCGAGGCGGCGCGGCTGCGCTATCGATCGGCGGGGGAATATACCGCGCCGATCACGGTGCGGACGCCGTTCGGCGGCGGCATCTTCGGCGGGCAGACCCACAGCCAGAGCCCCGAGGGGATCTTCACGCATGTGGCGGGGCTGAAGACGGTGATCCCGTCCAATCCCTATGACGCCAAGGGGCTACTGATCGCGGCGATCGAGGACAATGATCCCGTGATCTTCTTCGAGCCCAAGCGCATCTACAATGGCCCGTTCGACGGCCATTATGATCGGCCCGTCACGCCCTGGTCCAAGCATCCGCAGAGCGCGGTGCCGGAGGATTATTATCGCATCCCGCTGGGGCAGGCGAAGGTGGTGCGCGAGGGTGAGGCCGTCACTCTGCTCTGCTACGGCACGATGGTGCACGTCGCGCTCGGCGTGGCCGAGGAGACGGGCGCCGACGTAGAGATCATCGATCTTCGCACGCTGGTGCCGCTGGATATCGCGACGATCGAGGAGTCGGTCCGCAAGACCGGGCGCTGTATCGTGCTGCACGAGGCGACGCGCACCGGCGGCTTCGGAGCCGAGCTGGCCGCCCTCGTGCAGGAGCGCTGTTTCTATGCGCTGGAGGCGCCTGTCGAGCGCGTGACGGGTTGGGATACGCCGTATCCCCACAGCCTGGAATGGGCCTATTTCCCCGGCCCGGTGCGGCTGACGCAGGCGCTGAAGCGCGTGATGGAGAGCTGAAAAATGGCGCGCACGACATTCCGGTTGCCGGATATCGGCGAGGGTATCGCCGAGGCGGAGATCGTCGCCTGGCATGTGAAGGTGGGCGACCGGATCGAGGAGGATGATCCGCTCTGCGACATGATGACCGACAAGGCGACGGTGGAGATGACCGCGCCGGTTTCGGGCGTCGTGGTGGAGGTGGCCGGCGCGGTCGGCGACCAGATCGCGATCGGGGCGATGCTGGCGGTGTTCGAGGGGGAGGAGATTGCGGGCGAGGCGACGGTGGTGGAGGCGCCAGCGGAGGCGAGCGCCGTGGCCTTGAGCGAACCGATCGAGCAGGATGCGATCCGTTCGGTTCGAGCAGCGTCGAGTGAAGTCGAGACGCGCCCGTCGAGAACTCCTGACCAAGACGGTGTTCTCGACAAGCTCGAACCAGACGGGCGTGGAGATCAGGCGGAGCGCCGCGTCCTGGCGTCTCCCGCTGTCCGAGCGCGGGCCAAGGATCTGGGTATCGATCTTTCACAGATCCAGGCGCAGGGCGGCCGCGTCCGTCATTCCGATCTGGATGCCTATCTTGGCTATCACGGCGCCTATCGCCCGGCGGGGGGCGCGGCCCGGCCGGATGAGGCGATCAAGGTGGTCGGGCTGCGCCGCCGGATCGCGGAGAATATGGCGGCCGCCAAGCGCGCCATCCCGCATTTCTCCTATGTCGAGGAACTGGACGTCACGAAGCTGGAGGCGCTCCGGGCGGACCTGAACGAAACGCGTGGGGACAAGCCCCGGCTGACCCTGCTGCCGCTGCTGATCGTGGCGATCTGCAAGGCGCTGCCCGATTTCCCGATGATCAACGCTCGCTATGACGATGCGGCGGGGATCGTGACGCGGCACGGCGCGGTCCATCTCGGTATCGCGACGCAGACCGATGCGGGGCTGATGGTGCCCGTGCTCCGCGACGCGCACAGCCTCAACATCTGGCAGCTGGCGGGCGAGATCGTGCGGCTGGCGGAGGCGGCGCGCAGCGGGAAGGCGAAGAGCGAGGAGCTTTCGGGATCGACGCTCACGATCACCTCGCTGGGGCCGCTCGGCGGGATCGCCACCACGCCGGTCATCAACCGGCCGGAGGTTGCGATCATCGGGCCGAACCGGATCGTGGAGCGGCCGGTGTTCCGTGATGGTCAGGTGGTGGCGGCGAAGCTGATGAATCTGTCCCTGTCGTGCGACCATCGCGTGGTCGACGGATGGGATGCGGCCAGCTTCGTGCAGGCCGTCCGGCGGCTGATCGAGACCCCGGCTCTGCTGTTCGTCGACTGAGTCAGATCAGGACGAGCAGCAGCAGCGTCAGTCCGAGAAATCCGCAGGTGCCTGTGCACCAGGAAACTAGGCAGGCGGAATCGAAATTCACGAACGTTTCCGGTGGGATAATATGCATGGCATCCTCTCCCGACTTCGTGCGAATCGGCACAGAGAGAATGACTCAAATCCCCAATATTGGAAAGAGCCCGAGACGGTCCTTTTTTTGTGTGATCCGCTAACGCGGAGTGCCGCACCAGCCCGCTCCCCCACCCGGCCTCCCAACGGCAGTATCATATGGGAGGCCGGGTGGGGGAGCGGGCTGGTGCGGCCTCTGGCTCAGCAACGCTGAACCAGTATCAAAGCCGCCGCAGCCACAATTCCTTCACCGCGTGCCGTGCGCCCTTGCGGATCACGACGTCGGCGCGGCTGCGCGAGGGTAGGATATTCTCGCACAGGTTGATCGCGTTCACGCTCGCCCAGATATCCCGTGCCGCGACCAAGGCCTGCTCGCGCGTGAGATGCGCGAAGTGATGGAAATAGGATTTGGGATCCTGGAAGGCCGTGCGCTGGAGCAGCAGGAAGCGCTCCTCATACCAGCGCTCGATATCGTCCGGATCGGCATCAATATAGATCGAAAGATCGAAGAAATCGCTGGCCGTATAGGGATAATAAGCGTCGTGGCCGGTGCCGATCTGGAGGACGTTGAGCCCCTCGAAGATCAGGATATCCGGCTGATCGACCGTCTGCACCTGTCCCGGCACGATATCATAGGCATGGTGCGAATAGACCGGAGTCTCGCCGCGTCCGGTGGAGCGCACGTCGGCGAGGAAATCGATCATCCGGCGCACGTCATAGCTTTCGGGAAAGCCCTTCCGCGACATAAGCCCACGCTCTTCCAACGTCCGCGTGGGATAGAGGAAGCCGTCCGTCGTCACGAGATCGACGGAGGGATGATCCGGCCAGCGCGAGAGCAGAGCGCGCAACACGCGCGCCATCGTGCTCTTGCCGACCGCGACGGAGCCCGCGATCGCGACGATATAGGGCCGGCGGCTGGCGGGGCGGCCGAGAAAATCGTCGGTGACGCGGGAAAGGCCGCGCGAGGCGCCGACGTGCAGATTGATCAGGCGCGTGAGCGGCAGATAGACCTGCTCCACCTCGGCCAGCGAGATGGGCTCGTTCGCGCCGCGCAGACGCGCCAGATCGCCTTCGTCCAGCGTGAGCGGCACGGCCGAGCGCAGCCGCGCCCAGGCGGCCCGATCGAAGCGCGTATGGCTGGACGTGCCGATCGGGGCGTCGGGCGCGAACGACGACCAACTCGGCCGCCGGGCGGTTCCTTCTACAGGAATGACGCCACTTCCCGCTTGGGATGCTCCACCAGATGGCGAATCAGGCGATTGGCCTTGTCGACGAGGATCACATGCGGCGTGATCGGCTCGGCCGTCAGCTCGAAGCCCATGATGATGACCTCCTCGCCCTCGCCGATCAGATGCGCGGCGGCGCCATTCATGCAGATCTCGCCCGAACCGCGTTCGCCCGCGATCACATAGGTTTCGAGGCGCGAGCCGCTGGTGTTCGAGACGACCAGCACCTTCTCGCCCGCCCACAGGCCGACCGCGTCCAGCAGATCGCTGTCGATCGTGATCGATCCGACATAGGCCAGATTCGCCTCCGTAACGGTGGCATTGTGGATCTTGGAGCGCATCACCCAACGCACGATAGACATCCTCCCGCCGCTCAACCGGCTCAGGCCGCATATAGTGCGTGAATCCGCGTTCGCGAAGATGTCGCATTTGCGAGGGGGCACCTCGCGGGCTAGAGCCGCCGCCCGAACCATGAACTTGAAGTCCCCCTCTCATCGTGAGGACAGGCTCAGCCTCTCTTCAGGGCGAGCGGACGGCTGGAGCAGGAGCCAGTTAAGATGCGGCTGACCGTCGCCGGGATCGCCCGGATGAAGGCCAAGGGCGAGCGGATCGCGATGCTCACCTGTTACGATCACGCCTCCGCGCTGATCGCGGAGCGGGCGGGGCTGCGCTTCCTGCTGGTGGGCGATTCGCTCGGGCAGGTGATGCTGGGCCACGGATCGACCATCCCGGTGACGCTGGACGACATGATCCACCACAGCGCCGCCGTGGCGCGCGGCGCGCCGGAGTCGCTGATCGTCGCGGACCTGCCGTTCCTCACCTATGCGAGCGCAGATCAGGCCGTGCTGTCCGCGCGGCGGCTGATGCAGGAAGGGCGCTGCCACGCGGTCAAGCTGGAGGGCGGGGCGCCCGTGCTGGGCGTCGTGGAGCATCTGGTGTCGCTGGGCGTGCCGGTGATGGGCCATCTGGGTTTCACCCCGCAGGCGGCCAACCAGATCGGCGTGCGGGTGCAGGCCAAGACGGCGGCACCGGCGGCGGAACTGATCCGCGACGCGCTGGCGCTGGAGCGCGCGGGCGCGTTCGCGATCGTGCTGGAACTGGTGCCGATCGAACTCGCGGCCGAAGTCTCGAAGCGGCTGACCATCCCCACGATCGGCATCGGCGCGGGGCCGGGCTGCGATGGGCAGGTGCAGGTGTGGCATGACGTGCTGGGCCTCCACGATCATCCGCCGTTCCGCCATGCGGGCCGCTATGGCGAGATCGGCAAGGCGATCGAGACGGCGCTGGCCGGATATGCGGGCGACGTGGTGAGCGGCGCCTTCCCGACCGAGGCCAATGGCGCCTCGATCGACGCGAGCGTGATCGCGGAAGCGGCGGCGCTGGTGGACGGGCAGGCGAGCGCGAGCGCGCTCGTGGACGACCGCGCATGAAGATCGCCCGCACCGTGGCGGAGGTGCGCGCGGCGCGCGCGACGCTCGGCCGGCTCGGCTTCGTGCCGACGATGGGGGCGCTGCACGACGGGCATATGAGCCTGATGGCGGCGGCGCGCGACGGCTGCGACGCGGTGGCGGCGAGCATCTTCGTGAATCCCACCCAGTTCGGCCCGAACGAGGATCTGTCTCGCTATCCGCGCCCGATCGAGGCGGACATCGCCCGGCTGGAGGCGGCGGGAGTGGAGATGTTGTTCCTGCCCACGGTGGACATCGTCTATCCCCATGGTTTCGACACGCGGATCGAGGTGGGTGCGATCGCCAACCGGCTGGAAGGCGCGGTGCGGCCCGGCCATTTTTCCGGCGTGGCAACGGTGGTGAACAAGCTTTTCAATATCGTGGCGCCCGATGTGGCGTGGTTCGGCCAGAAGGACGTGCAGCAGACGCGCGTGATCCTGCAGATGGTGCGCGATCTGGACCTGCCGGTGGAGATCAGGATCGGCGCGACCTTGCGCGAGGCGGACGGGCTCGCTCTGTCCAGCCGCAACGTCTATCTTTCGGCCGGGGACCGTGCGGAGGCGGTGGCGCTGTATCGCGGGCTTGCGGCGGCCGAGGCGGCATGGGCCGGGGGCGAGGCGCGCACGGCGACGCTCCGTAGCCTGATCGCCACCGAGATCGCGACGACCGGCGGCGTGGTCGATTATATCAGCATCGCGGATGGCGACACGCTGGAGGAACTGGACGCGGTGCCCGATGCGGGCGCGGTGATGTCGCTGGCGGTGCGCTACGGCACGACACGATTGATCGACAATCTGGTGCTGGCGCCGCGCGCCGCGCGCTAAATGCGCATTGTGAACGCGCCGATTGGCGCGCTGCGATTTCGGCGAAGCTGAAACCGGGCACGCGGCGCGGCTTCGGGCGAAAGGCGCCGGGACAGGCTGGCCGTTGTCGAAAGCAGCGGGATTGATGACTTGGTCATGACGTCAGCTCCGCGCGCCAAGTAAGGCATGTCGGGAGCTGTAGGACAGAGGGATTTTTGACATCCCCTGCGAGCAATTAGTTAATCCAAGAATCAATTACACCTTGGATATCGGTGGGCTGAAGTGCCCATCGATAGGCAGGATGGACCTCCATGTCGAAGCCAAAATCGATTGTAGGGTTTATCAAAAATCGACTTTGATCGAAATTCCTTCGAACGATAGACCCATCTTCTTCTTCAGCCCTAGCTTGCAAAAAATCAATCTTGTACAAAAAAGTAAGAAGCTCAATATCGGACGATGGTTTTCCGCTAGTGAAGCTGGCTGAGACGTGTTGTTTGATATTTTTTATTTTTACAATAATCTGATCTCTTGAGAAAAGGAAGCTATCAGAGGTCCGTCGTTGGCGTTTTGCTGGTCTGAATTGCAATAGGACATTTTGAATTTGTGGTAATTCGGATTTAAACTCGTTCACTAAGTCTTGGAGTCGTTCCTCGGAATATCGAGGGAAAGATGACTCGAGGTCGTGAGTGGTTATGATTTTGTGTCCCCGAAGGTAGGCAGCTTTCGCTGCGCCGTGAAACATTTTAATTAAATCTCGCGGCCTTGCTCTGCAAAGTGACAGCAATACCCGGTGTATAGGGGCCTTTGACCAGTGACCTTCTCCAGTGAATTTTTCTTCAATAACAAGAGACAATATATCTCGTGATATGGAGGACTGCGACATCGATTTTATTTGCTGATATGTGTCCAGTTTTCCAAATGATCGAGAAATTCTATAGGCGGCGAGGCAGAGGATTTCGTGATTGGTCCAAGTAAGTTGGATTATATTTCGTTCTATTTTGTCAGTCGATTCGTCGGATGTTCTTACGAGGTAATAAACATCTGTGCGCAATGCGATTCTGCAGCGCATATTCTCATCTGCGTTTCCAAGGTCCCGAATTGCATTAAGAAGTGCTGAAATGCTGTTAATGTCAGAATTTGACGCTTTCCACCCTCGGTCAATATCGTCTATATATACAAAAATATTCATTGTCTTTGAGAAGCGATCGAAAAGTGACTTCTCTACTTGACCGGCTATTTCTGGTTTTATAAGCGATAAAAAATCAAAGATCGTAGCTGAAAGGCCTTTTGTAAGGTTGGCTGCCCAGCCAGACATAGTCTTCTCTATAGAAGACGCTCCAAGTCGTTCTGCTGCTTTTTTTGCGATGACTCGAACAATGCCCCTTTTCCAGCCTTCAATCAATCTATTGAAGTCTTGACTCTTTATTTCATGCGCGATTTCTTCGATATCTCCCGGTTGGATGAATACAGCAAGTCGTCCGCTCTCTTCATCGTCGAGATATGCTCGTCGCAGCAGTGCGCTCTTTCCAACCCCTTTATGTCCAACAAGTATTCTTATTGGTAAATCTTCGGTGAGTTTTTCGTAAGATTTGTTTGCGACGAAGTACTCTTTAAAACGCTCCTTGCGTTCCCCTTCGGCATCTTCTGCGCCGAAGAGGTTCTCAATTTCGCGGTCTGTAAAGCCGTTCTTCGATAAAGACATCTCTTACTCCGCCGCCACGCCCGGGCCGAACAGGCCGCCGTCACCCGCATCCTCGTTCGCCACGGGCGCATCGACCTTTGCGGCCTTGCGACGGTCGAACGCGTCCCACACGTCGTTCCACTGGCCCTTGGTGGCGCCCTTCGAATATTCGGTCGCGCGCGTTTCGAAGAAGTTCGCATGCTCCACGCCGTTCAGCAGCGGGGCGAGCCAGGGGAGGGGATGCTCCTCGATCATGTAGATCGGCTTCAGGCCCAGCTGGCCCAGGCGCCAGTCGGCGATGAAGCGGACATATTTCTTGATGTCCTTGGGCGTCATGCCGTTGACCGGGCCCATCTCGAACACGAGATCGATGAACGCATCCTCGATGCGGACCGTCTTCTGGCACATGTCCAGAATGTCGTCGCGCACGGACGGCGTCATGCAGTTCCGCTCCTTGCAGAAGGCGTGGAACAGGCGGACGATGCCCTCGCAATGGAGTGTCTCGTCCCGCACGGACCAGGTGACGATCTGGCCCATGCCCTTCATCTTGTTGAAGCGCGGGAAGTTCATCAGCATCGCGAAGCTGGCGAAGAGCTGCAGCCCCTCGGTGAAGCCACCGAACATGGCGAGCGTCTTGGCGATGTCTTCGTCCGTATCGACGCCGAACGTGCTCAGATAGTCATGCTTGTCCTTCATCTCCTTATACTGGAGGAAGGCGCTATACTCGGTCTCGGGCATGCCGATCGTATCGAGCAGGTGGCTGTAGGCCGCGATATGGACCGTCTCCATGTTGGAGAAGGCGGTCAGCATCATCTTCACCTCGGTGGGCTTGAAGACGCGGCCATATTTCTCGTGGTAGCAATCCTGCACCTCGACGTCCGCCTGCGTGAAGAAGCGGAAGATCTGCGTCAGCAGGTTGCGCTCATGATCGGTGAGCTTCTGTGCCCAGTCGCGGCAATCCTCGCCCAGCGGCACCTCTTCGGGCAGCCAGTGCAGCTGCTGCTGGCGCTTCCAGAACTCATAGGCCCACGGATATTCGAAGGGCTTGTAAACGCGGCTGGCCTGAAGAAGCGGCATGACAGAAACCCTTGCGACTCGTGAGGTGAATGGTCGCCGGAACGAAACGGGAACCGGTCGATATATGGGTGAGGCTACGCCGATCCGCCACAATGTCTAGACTTGACGGGGCGCTTTTCCACAGGGGATTTTCGGGTGAATCGGGCTTGGGAGGGATGGCCGTTCCGTCATCCCGGCGCAGGCCGGGATCTCGATCGGAGGAGCGCCGCGCCCGCCTCGGGCAATCCCGGCCTGCACCGGGATGACGCTTGGGTGGGGCGCGTGGTGCGACGCTCTTCCGTTGGGTTCGAGCCTGTCGAGAACCGCGGTCAGAGAAGGGGTTCTCGACAAGCTCGAACCAAACGGGAGGAGAGGCGGAGAGGATAGGCGCGACAAAGCGAGCCTTTCGCGGGGCTTGTGGGGCAACGGCTTCGCAGGTGCAGCGTTGGCCGGATATGGCGACGTTTGCTGGAAATCCGGGGCGCGGAGGGCGCTCCTCAGGCGAAGACGCGCGGGCCGGCGGCGTGGGTGCGAAGACACGTGAGAAGGCGCCGGCCATGCACTTCCCGCTGCTGGACGCCGGGCGTGGGCTCGCGGCATTGGTGGTGGTGGCGCATCATGTCGGCAACACGTCCGGCATGGTGATCGCCAAGCACGGCCATCTGGCGGTCGACTATTTCCTGATGCTGTCGGGCTTCGTCGTGGCGATGAGCTATGAGGGGCGGCTGCGCGGCGAGGGGGGGCGTGACGCGATGGCGTTTCGCGATTTCCTGGGGATGCGCGCCAAGCGGCTCTATCCGATGATCTTCCTCGGCGCCGCGCTGGCGACGATTGCCTTCGCGCTGGCACCCAATCCGGATGTGCGCCCCGCGTGGATCGCGCTGCAATTCCTGCTGATCCCGGCCATGGCCTGCTGGGTGATCTTCCCGCTCAACGCGCCGCTCTGGTCGCTCTTCTACGAGGGGATCGCCAACGTGGCGCATGGCGGCGTGATCGCCTTCGCGCGCGATCGGACGATCGCGATCGCAGTGGGCGTGCTGGGGCTGGCCGCGATGGGGATCGCGCTGACGCATGCCGATTACAATATGGGTTTCCGGCCCGGCGAGGAATGGATCGCGCTGGTGCGGATCTTCGGCGCCTATCTGGCGGGCGTGCTGCTGTGGCGGCTGCACGCGGCCGGGCGGCTGCCGCGGATCGAGCTGCCCGCGTTCGTCGCGCCCCATGTTCCGATGGGGCTGGTGCTGGCGCCTCTGCTCGCGCCGGCGTTCGTGCCCGACAAGGCGGTGACGCTGGCGGCCCTGTTCCTGTGCTTTCCGGCGAGCCTCGTCTGCTCGCTGGTGGGGCGCGAGCGGCCGGGGAGCGTGGCGGCGTGGCTGGGTGGCATCTCCTATCCGCTCTACGCGATCCACATGCCGATCCTGCTCGGCGCGCAGGCGCTGGGGCTGGTGGAGACGCCGTTTGCGTGGCTGGTGGCAGGGCTGTTCGCCGTGGCGGCGGCGTGGGGCGTGGAGCGCTTCGTGGATGCGCCGATCCGGGGCTGGCTCAAGCAGAAAAAGCGGGGCCGTTCCGCCCGTCCGCGCGTTGTGGCCCTGCAGAGCTAGAGGAGATGCAGGCGATGTTCGAGAAGAGCCAGATCAAGGAGCATATGGAGGTCATCGGTGCCGATGGCGTGCATGTCGGCACGGTCGACCATCTCGACGGCGAGCGAATCAAGCTGACCAAGAAGGACAGCGGCGCCGGCTTCGAGGGCGGTACGCATGAGGGCCATCACCATTTTATCTCGCTGGGCCTCGTGGCCGAGGTGGAGGGCGACACGGTGCGCCTGTCCGCCAACGGCGACGTGGCCGTGACGTTCGAGGAAGAGGCGTAAACGGATCGGGTGCGGCGCCTGGTGCGTCGATGCCCGGCGTGTTGGAGGGGGCGGAGCCGGGTGGCTCCGCCCCCTTTCTCATTTCGCGGCGACGGTGGCCGCAGTGGCGGGGGTGACGCCGTAGCTGGCGAACTCTTCACGCACTTTCGGGCTGGATTTCAGGGCGGCGGCGATGTCCGCATCCGACTTCGCCTTGTCGCCCTTCCGTGCCCAGGCGACGCCACGTCCATATAACGAAGCGGCGCGTCCGGGCGTCTGGGCGATCGCCTTGTCATAGTCCGCAATGGCCTCGTCGATCCGGCCGAGACGGAGCAGAACGAAGGCGCGGCTGTCGAGGATCTGGCCAGACGTCGGCAGTTTGGCGAGCGCCGCATCGCAATCGGCGAGGGCGGAGTCCAGCGCCACACCGGCGGTCGCTTTTTCCCAGCACATATTGTTCAACGCCATCGGATGGGTGGCGAGCGTACGAGCGGCCGCGAACTCCTTCTCGGCGCGGACGGCGTCCCCCATCGCCGCATAGGTTATTCCGCGCCGGGTGAGCGGCGAAAAATCCTTGGGCGCGAGCGCGGCCGCCTGGCCATAAAGCGCAATGGCCTCCGCATAATGCTTCTCGTCCGTTTCGAGATTGCCCTTCGCGATGATGGTGTTGACCAGTTTCGGATTGAGCTTGAGCGATGCATCCAGATCGGCGCGGCGCCCGGTAAAGTCGGTCCTGTCGCGAATGTCTGAGCGATTGAGGTAGGTGTAGGCCTCCGGCTTGATCGCGAGCGCCTGATCCAGCGCGCGCATCGCATCCGTCCTGCGGCCGATATTGTCGTAGATTCTCGCCGCGGCAACGAGGGGATAGGCATCGTCGCGCGGGAGCTTCTCGAGTGTGGCGGCTTCGGCCGCGACCAGATCCGTCTTGCCCTGCGACGCATAGATGTTGGCGCGCAGAAGGCGCAGATCGACGGGCTGAAAGCCTGCGGCGAGCGCGGTTGTGGCATCAGCCAGCGCGCCCTCCTGATCGCCTGCCGCCGCCTTTGCGCGGGCCATGACGCCGCGTGCGACGAGATTGCCGGGGTTCTTCGCGAGAACGGTCGTCAGAGAGGTGATCGCCTCCTGCGTTCTACCTGCCTGAAGCGCTATTTCGGCCAGCGCGGCGGTGGGACGATCATCGTCCGGCGCGGCCGCCTGTGCGGCCTTGAGATCCTGCTCGGCACCGGCCTTGTCGCCTCGCTGCTCCCGGATCCCCGCGCGCGCCATCAGCGCGTTGGCGCTTCTGGGATCGAGGGCGACGGCGCGTTCGAACGAGGCCACCGCACCATCCTTGTCACCGCGACTGGCGAGGATCGCGCCGCGCTGGAGGAAGCCGTTCACATCGGTGGGCGTGGTGGCGAGGATCGCGTCGCGCTCCGCCTCGGTCGGGAGGTAGCCCTGAGGCTTGTAGATATAGATGGCCTGATCCGCGAGATCGCGCAGCGCCTGCTGCGCGGCGGGCGCGTCCTTGGCCGGAAATTCGGGGGTGAGGCTGCGTTCGGACTTTTCGACCGTCACCACATCGTCCGCCATCCGCGTGGTGCGGACATAGGCGACGCCCGCGACGGTCTGGTTCACGTCGTCCTTGGTCTGCGTCTTTCCTCCGGTGAAACCTTTGGGAAGCAGCACCCGCTCGGTGAGCTTCGAGTAATAGGGATAAGCGACCTGGAATGGCGCGTCCGTGTTCGGGCCGGGCTGGCGCGTGAAATCGGCGCGCCAGCCGAGCGAGGTGCCGTCGGTCTCATACCGGCCCTTGCTCCAGTCCATCTTCGCGGTGCCCTCCAGCACCAGCGTCTCCTCGCCCGTCTTGGGATCGTAGGTGGCGGTGACGTTGGTGGGATCGAGGACGTCGAAACGACCGCGCCAATATTCACGTAAAGCCCGATCGCGCGCGTCGGGGGCAAGATTGGCGAGGCCGAGACTGACGCCGAGCGCGCCATCGCCGCGTAGAATGATGCTGGCCTTGGCAGAGGCCGGTAGCGAGACGCCCTTGTGCGCGTCCAGCTCGATCGAGACGACCTCATTGGGAATGGCGAGCGGCTCCGGCATGATGCGGACGAGCGTGGCGCCGGTGGGCAGGAGCGGGAGGCCCCAGCCGAAGGACGGCGTTTCGATCCGGTCGAGGCTCGCATCCCCCGTCCGCGTGCCATCCAGCCAATAGGTCTTGCCCGCCACCTTCGCGCGGACGAGGACGTGGTTGAACAGGGCGACCATCGGCAGGCGTTGGTCCATGCCGTCGCCATAGACGGTGCTGACGGCAACCGGATCGGCCTCCACGCCCAGCTCGTGCAGGAAGCCCAGCAGCATCGCCGTCTTGGCCTTGCAGTCGCCATAGCGGCGCGACCAGGTCGTCTCGGCATCGGCGGGGGTGAGGCCGCCCACGCCCATCAGCAAGGCGACATAGCGCACGCGCTGCTGGACGAGCGCCAGCGCGGCCTCGGCGCGCGCCTTGGGATCGGCGGAAGCGGCCTTGATCTTCTCCAGTTCGTCGCGAAGCGGACCCTTGGCCGGAATGGCCGAGGCCTTCCCGTAGAGCGGAGCTTCCAGCGCGGCGGCATCGGCCCAGCCGGCGAAATCGCTGATCTCGACAAGGCGGCCGACGCGGTAGCGCAAGGGCGCGCCGGCGGGGACGGGCAACGGCTCGATATTCGACAGCGCCAGATCGACGGTGGTGAACGCGCCCTGCTTCACCGGCTTCAACGCGGGCAGGGCCGAGGTGGCGCGCACCGCCACCTTCAT
This DNA window, taken from Sphingomonas sp. AP4-R1, encodes the following:
- a CDS encoding alpha-ketoacid dehydrogenase subunit beta; amino-acid sequence: MNMIQAINSALDIVMGRDPDIVVLGEDVGYFGGVFKATEGLQARHGKARVFDTPISECGIIGVAVGMATYGLRPVPEIQFADYIYPALDQLVSEAARLRYRSAGEYTAPITVRTPFGGGIFGGQTHSQSPEGIFTHVAGLKTVIPSNPYDAKGLLIAAIEDNDPVIFFEPKRIYNGPFDGHYDRPVTPWSKHPQSAVPEDYYRIPLGQAKVVREGEAVTLLCYGTMVHVALGVAEETGADVEIIDLRTLVPLDIATIEESVRKTGRCIVLHEATRTGGFGAELAALVQERCFYALEAPVERVTGWDTPYPHSLEWAYFPGPVRLTQALKRVMES
- a CDS encoding dihydrolipoamide acetyltransferase family protein: MARTTFRLPDIGEGIAEAEIVAWHVKVGDRIEEDDPLCDMMTDKATVEMTAPVSGVVVEVAGAVGDQIAIGAMLAVFEGEEIAGEATVVEAPAEASAVALSEPIEQDAIRSVRAASSEVETRPSRTPDQDGVLDKLEPDGRGDQAERRVLASPAVRARAKDLGIDLSQIQAQGGRVRHSDLDAYLGYHGAYRPAGGAARPDEAIKVVGLRRRIAENMAAAKRAIPHFSYVEELDVTKLEALRADLNETRGDKPRLTLLPLLIVAICKALPDFPMINARYDDAAGIVTRHGAVHLGIATQTDAGLMVPVLRDAHSLNIWQLAGEIVRLAEAARSGKAKSEELSGSTLTITSLGPLGGIATTPVINRPEVAIIGPNRIVERPVFRDGQVVAAKLMNLSLSCDHRVVDGWDAASFVQAVRRLIETPALLFVD
- the coaA gene encoding type I pantothenate kinase; the encoded protein is MPLTLDEGDLARLRGANEPISLAEVEQVYLPLTRLINLHVGASRGLSRVTDDFLGRPASRRPYIVAIAGSVAVGKSTMARVLRALLSRWPDHPSVDLVTTDGFLYPTRTLEERGLMSRKGFPESYDVRRMIDFLADVRSTGRGETPVYSHHAYDIVPGQVQTVDQPDILIFEGLNVLQIGTGHDAYYPYTASDFFDLSIYIDADPDDIERWYEERFLLLQRTAFQDPKSYFHHFAHLTREQALVAARDIWASVNAINLCENILPSRSRADVVIRKGARHAVKELWLRRL
- the panD gene encoding aspartate 1-decarboxylase; translation: MSIVRWVMRSKIHNATVTEANLAYVGSITIDSDLLDAVGLWAGEKVLVVSNTSGSRLETYVIAGERGSGEICMNGAAAHLIGEGEEVIIMGFELTAEPITPHVILVDKANRLIRHLVEHPKREVASFL
- the panB gene encoding 3-methyl-2-oxobutanoate hydroxymethyltransferase, producing the protein MRLTVAGIARMKAKGERIAMLTCYDHASALIAERAGLRFLLVGDSLGQVMLGHGSTIPVTLDDMIHHSAAVARGAPESLIVADLPFLTYASADQAVLSARRLMQEGRCHAVKLEGGAPVLGVVEHLVSLGVPVMGHLGFTPQAANQIGVRVQAKTAAPAAELIRDALALERAGAFAIVLELVPIELAAEVSKRLTIPTIGIGAGPGCDGQVQVWHDVLGLHDHPPFRHAGRYGEIGKAIETALAGYAGDVVSGAFPTEANGASIDASVIAEAAALVDGQASASALVDDRA
- the panC gene encoding pantoate--beta-alanine ligase; translation: MKIARTVAEVRAARATLGRLGFVPTMGALHDGHMSLMAAARDGCDAVAASIFVNPTQFGPNEDLSRYPRPIEADIARLEAAGVEMLFLPTVDIVYPHGFDTRIEVGAIANRLEGAVRPGHFSGVATVVNKLFNIVAPDVAWFGQKDVQQTRVILQMVRDLDLPVEIRIGATLREADGLALSSRNVYLSAGDRAEAVALYRGLAAAEAAWAGGEARTATLRSLIATEIATTGGVVDYISIADGDTLEELDAVPDAGAVMSLAVRYGTTRLIDNLVLAPRAAR
- a CDS encoding ribonucleotide-diphosphate reductase subunit beta produces the protein MPLLQASRVYKPFEYPWAYEFWKRQQQLHWLPEEVPLGEDCRDWAQKLTDHERNLLTQIFRFFTQADVEVQDCYHEKYGRVFKPTEVKMMLTAFSNMETVHIAAYSHLLDTIGMPETEYSAFLQYKEMKDKHDYLSTFGVDTDEDIAKTLAMFGGFTEGLQLFASFAMLMNFPRFNKMKGMGQIVTWSVRDETLHCEGIVRLFHAFCKERNCMTPSVRDDILDMCQKTVRIEDAFIDLVFEMGPVNGMTPKDIKKYVRFIADWRLGQLGLKPIYMIEEHPLPWLAPLLNGVEHANFFETRATEYSKGATKGQWNDVWDAFDRRKAAKVDAPVANEDAGDGGLFGPGVAAE
- a CDS encoding acyltransferase; its protein translation is MHFPLLDAGRGLAALVVVAHHVGNTSGMVIAKHGHLAVDYFLMLSGFVVAMSYEGRLRGEGGRDAMAFRDFLGMRAKRLYPMIFLGAALATIAFALAPNPDVRPAWIALQFLLIPAMACWVIFPLNAPLWSLFYEGIANVAHGGVIAFARDRTIAIAVGVLGLAAMGIALTHADYNMGFRPGEEWIALVRIFGAYLAGVLLWRLHAAGRLPRIELPAFVAPHVPMGLVLAPLLAPAFVPDKAVTLAALFLCFPASLVCSLVGRERPGSVAAWLGGISYPLYAIHMPILLGAQALGLVETPFAWLVAGLFAVAAAWGVERFVDAPIRGWLKQKKRGRSARPRVVALQS